A genome region from Leptospira stimsonii includes the following:
- a CDS encoding ABC transporter permease yields the protein MKSLKAQGITIAMVVAAGIAVFVASRSAYDSLFSAREKFYSSSYFAQGFVSLKRAPESILQNLIDVPGIGTIRSRIVQEAVLDIPNETLPTSGRFVSLSQGINVPHLRSGRLPKGDNEVLLSEAFAIANKLSPGNRIVGILQGEKKILTVSGIALSPEYVYIFRGTNPLPDDKHFGILWMDRKGMENAFGMVGAFNDAVFTFAPGAQKTSVLKRIDQILEPYGGYGAYDRDKLPSHSFLRDEFKQLKTMAYSLPMIFLGVAAFLLHIVSTRIISKEREQIATLKALGYSNIEIALHYLKIISVISGLGSILGVLVGIWLGDAMRNLYSDYYRFPHLVFIFNPSLGLFGILIGILAGALGTTYSIFGILKLDPAQAMRAPVPMSFRKNWIETYTKSLSTQTRMILRNLTRRPARTLIAILGISTSVMIMILGMFSRDAVNAMIEIQFDLLQRESITVSFLGPVSKTAVDDLQKDPAVLSAEGYRMIPIRIRVGHLSKEMALQGIPDKAELRRLVGKKRNILTPPSSGIFLNSGVAEKMKIRTGSQIQMEILEGNRKKIAVRVDGLVEELLGQGAYMDLNSVNQLLGEGESVNLIALRTDAKEESALLSRLKDVPKISGVSTRAGSLKVFTDTMSRSTLATTVILFIFASVISIGVVYNTAMISLSERIFELGSLRILGFTREEVFKIIAGELGVEIIASLPIGCVLGYSLAYLLMTTVETEGFKIPLIISYRTYAVAILMTLGTSILSYFILYSKIKTMDLLSILKIRE from the coding sequence ATGAAATCTCTCAAAGCCCAAGGAATCACGATCGCAATGGTCGTCGCCGCGGGAATCGCGGTCTTTGTCGCGTCCAGAAGCGCATACGATTCCCTTTTTTCGGCGCGGGAAAAATTCTATTCTTCCTCATACTTCGCACAGGGATTTGTCTCCTTAAAAAGAGCGCCAGAATCGATTCTTCAAAACTTGATAGACGTTCCGGGAATCGGAACGATTCGATCGAGAATCGTCCAAGAAGCCGTATTAGATATTCCTAATGAAACTCTCCCGACTTCCGGAAGATTCGTATCCTTATCGCAAGGGATCAACGTTCCTCACCTTCGCTCCGGCAGACTACCCAAAGGAGACAACGAAGTTTTGTTAAGCGAAGCGTTCGCAATTGCGAATAAACTATCTCCCGGAAACCGGATCGTGGGGATCTTACAAGGGGAGAAAAAAATTCTTACCGTCAGCGGAATTGCACTTTCACCGGAATACGTTTATATTTTCCGCGGAACCAATCCACTTCCGGACGACAAACACTTCGGAATTTTATGGATGGATCGAAAAGGAATGGAGAATGCGTTCGGAATGGTCGGCGCCTTCAACGACGCGGTTTTTACGTTTGCCCCCGGAGCGCAAAAAACTTCCGTTCTAAAGAGAATCGATCAGATTCTGGAACCCTACGGAGGATACGGCGCGTACGACAGGGATAAGTTGCCGTCTCATTCCTTTCTAAGGGATGAATTCAAACAACTGAAAACGATGGCCTACTCTTTGCCGATGATTTTTCTCGGAGTCGCCGCCTTCCTACTTCATATCGTATCGACTCGAATCATCTCGAAAGAAAGGGAACAGATCGCAACGCTCAAAGCATTAGGATATTCGAATATAGAAATCGCTCTCCATTATCTCAAAATCATATCCGTGATCAGCGGACTCGGTTCCATACTGGGGGTTTTAGTGGGAATCTGGCTCGGCGACGCGATGAGAAATCTTTACTCGGACTATTACCGATTTCCCCACCTTGTTTTTATTTTTAATCCATCTTTGGGCTTATTCGGAATTTTAATAGGAATTCTTGCGGGAGCGTTAGGAACAACTTACTCGATTTTCGGAATTCTGAAATTGGATCCGGCTCAAGCGATGCGAGCGCCGGTTCCGATGAGTTTTCGAAAAAACTGGATCGAAACATATACGAAAAGTCTTTCCACACAAACCAGAATGATCTTAAGAAATCTAACCAGAAGACCCGCGAGAACCTTGATCGCAATTCTTGGAATTTCAACATCGGTCATGATTATGATTTTAGGAATGTTTTCGCGCGACGCGGTGAATGCGATGATCGAAATTCAATTCGATCTTCTTCAAAGAGAATCGATCACCGTTTCTTTTTTAGGTCCCGTTTCCAAAACCGCAGTCGACGATCTGCAAAAGGATCCGGCCGTATTATCTGCGGAAGGTTATCGAATGATTCCGATACGAATTCGCGTTGGACATCTTTCCAAAGAAATGGCTCTGCAAGGAATACCGGATAAGGCCGAATTACGAAGACTCGTCGGAAAGAAAAGAAATATCCTCACCCCTCCAAGCTCGGGAATCTTTTTGAATTCCGGGGTTGCGGAAAAAATGAAAATCAGAACCGGCTCTCAAATTCAAATGGAAATCCTGGAAGGAAACCGAAAAAAAATCGCGGTTCGAGTTGACGGGCTGGTCGAAGAACTTTTAGGACAAGGCGCTTATATGGATCTCAACTCCGTTAATCAACTGTTAGGTGAAGGAGAAAGCGTAAATCTCATCGCTTTACGAACCGACGCAAAAGAAGAATCGGCGTTATTGTCCAGACTAAAGGACGTTCCTAAAATTTCGGGGGTTTCCACACGAGCGGGAAGCCTCAAAGTATTTACGGATACGATGTCGCGGAGCACACTCGCAACGACCGTGATTCTTTTTATATTCGCTTCGGTCATCTCAATCGGAGTCGTCTACAACACAGCGATGATTTCCCTATCCGAAAGAATTTTCGAACTTGGAAGTTTAAGAATTCTCGGATTTACAAGGGAAGAAGTTTTTAAAATAATAGCCGGAGAATTAGGAGTAGAGATCATCGCTTCTCTTCCGATCGGCTGTGTGTTAGGATATTCTTTGGCCTATCTTTTGATGACGACAGTGGAAACCGAAGGATTCAAAATCCCTCTGATTATTTCTTATCGCACATACGCCGTCGCGATTCTGATGACCTTAGGAACTTCCATCCTGAGTTATTTTATTTTGTATTCAAAAATCAAAACAATGGATCTTCTATCGATCCTAAAAATAAGGGAATAA
- a CDS encoding ABC transporter ATP-binding protein: MTQKIQKKNEIVFEAKKIGKIYKMGEVEVPALHGVDLELRSGEFVVLLGPSGSGKSTLLNILGGLDTPTSGEVRFQDHDLFSKDDKSLTLYRRDHVGFVFQFYNLIPSLTALENVSLVTELSSHPMTSEDALSLVGLLERKDHFPAQMSGGEQQRVAIARAIAKRPDVLLCDEPTGALDFKTGRVVLDAISKVNLELGTTTVVITHNATIAQMADRIIEMRDGTVISNKKNSRKKKSEELNW, from the coding sequence ATGACCCAAAAGATTCAGAAAAAAAACGAGATCGTATTCGAGGCCAAAAAAATCGGAAAAATCTACAAGATGGGAGAGGTCGAGGTTCCTGCCTTGCACGGAGTGGATTTGGAACTCCGATCCGGAGAATTTGTAGTTCTTTTGGGTCCTTCGGGTTCGGGCAAATCCACCTTGTTGAACATATTAGGCGGTCTTGATACGCCCACTTCCGGAGAAGTCCGTTTCCAGGATCACGATCTATTTTCAAAAGATGATAAAAGCCTAACTCTATATCGAAGGGATCACGTAGGATTCGTATTCCAATTTTATAATCTAATCCCGAGTCTTACTGCACTGGAAAACGTTTCCTTGGTAACCGAACTCAGCTCCCATCCGATGACTTCCGAGGACGCGCTTTCACTCGTAGGACTTCTTGAAAGAAAAGATCATTTCCCGGCTCAGATGTCCGGAGGAGAACAACAAAGAGTCGCTATCGCGAGGGCGATCGCCAAAAGACCGGATGTGCTACTCTGCGACGAACCGACCGGAGCCCTCGACTTCAAAACCGGAAGGGTCGTCTTGGACGCAATCTCAAAAGTGAATTTAGAATTGGGAACGACCACCGTCGTCATCACACATAACGCGACGATCGCACAGATGGCGGATCGAATTATCGAAATGAGAGACGGAACTGTAATTTCCAACAAAAAGAATTCCCGCAAAAAAAAGTCGGAAGAGTTGAACTGGTGA